From Pagrus major chromosome 6, Pma_NU_1.0, one genomic window encodes:
- the prph gene encoding peripherin, whose product MSHSTHTSTSYRRTFGSPHPISMSSYSNVSSRMPVSGGRYMRSMSPVVSSRATTYQQQRSRSSTQPPRLSYDKVDFTLSEAINQEFLTTRSNEKAELQELNDRFASFIEKVRYLEQQNGALQQELNQFKGQQQHGQPNRATDLFQEELRELRRQMDGIGKERDQYLMERDNLAEDLALMKQRLDEEAQKRADAENNLVAFRKDVDDATLSRLELERKIESLMDEIEFLKKLHDEEIQEVQVSVQTQQLKMEVDSTARPDLTGALRDIRAQYETIALKNMQESEDWYKSKFADLTESAKRSTDSLRQAKQEANESRRQIQSLNCEVDALKNTNEALLRQMRDMEDQFGNEIGNYQDNVTRLEEEIRHLKEEMARHLREYQDLLNVKMALDIEIATYRKLLEGEESRITVPIINLGMSNHFGDRDYEQTPGTQTKKTVVIKTVETRDGEVVKESRREKERDSDRNDKDDE is encoded by the exons ATGAGCCACTCAACGCATACCTCCACCTCCTACAGGCGCACCTTTGGAAGCCCACACCCCATCTCCATGTCCTCTTACTCCAATGTGTCCTCCCGTATGCCCGTTTCTGGAGGGCGCTACATGCGTTCAATGTCACCTGTGGTTTCATCCCGCGCCACCACCTACCAACAGCAGCGCTCCCGCTCCAGCACCCAGCCCCCTCGCCTCTCCTACGACAAGGTGGACTTCACCCTGTCTGAAGCCATCAACCAGGAGTTCCTCACCACCCGCAGCAATGAGAAGGCCGAGCTGCAGGAGCTCAACGACCGCTTCGCCAGCTTCATCGAGAAGGTGCGCTACCTAGAGCAGCAGAATGGTGCACTGCAGCAGGAGCTCAACCAGTTCAAGGGCCAGCAGCAGCACGGTCAGCCCAACCGTGCCACCGACCTCTtccaggaggagctgagggagcTGCGGCGCCAGATGGATGGCATCGGAAAGGAGAGGGACCAGTACCTAATGGAGAGGGACAACCTGGCTGAGGACCTGGCCCTGATGAAGCAGAG GTTGGATGAAGAAGCCCAGAAGAGGGCAGATGCTGAGAATAACTTGGTGGCCTTCCGCAAG GATGTGGATGATGCCACACTGTCCCgtctggagctggagaggaagatAGAGTCTCTGATGGATGAGATTGAATTCCTTAAGAAGCTCCATGATGAG GAAATCCAGGAGGTACAAGTGAGCGTCCAGACTCAGCAGCTAAAGATGGAGGTGGACAGCACCGCCAGGCCCGACCTGACTGGTGCGCTGAGGGACATCAGGGCCCAGTATGAGACCATTGCCCTGAAGAACATGCAAGAATCTGAGGATTGGTACAAGTCCAAG TTTGCTGACCTGACTGAATCTGCGAAGCGCAGCACTGATTCTCTGAGGCAGGCCAAGCAGGAGGCCAATGAGTCCAGGAGGCAGATTCAGTCTCTCAACTGTGAAGTTGATGCACTGAAGAACACT AACGAAGCTCTGCTGAGGCAGATGCGTGACATGGAGGACCAATTTGGCAATGAGAttggcaactaccaagacaaCGTAaccaggctggaggaggagatccGCCACCTGAAAGAGGAGATGGCTCGCCACCTTCGGGAGTACCAGGACCTCCTCAATGTCAAAATGGCCCTAGACATTGAGATTGCTACTTACCGTAAACTgctggagggggaggagagcag GATTACTGTTCCCATCATCAATCTTGGCATGAGCAACCACTTTGGTGACCGAG ACTATGAACAGACCCCTGGCACCCAGACCAAGAAGACTGTGGTGATTAAGACTGTTGAGACTAGAGATGGAGAG GTGGTGAAGGAATccaggagggagaaggagagagactCTGATAGAAACGACAAGGATGATGAGTag